CAACGAGGGATCTCGTCTGCAATCCAGCGCACCCCCCAGCGTCGAGTTCAACGTGGTCCACGGTTCAACCGATGCGCCGACGGTGGACGTGGCGGCGCGCGGCGTGGGCACGCTTGTCGACGACGCGACCTACGGCGACATCACCGGCTACATCGGTGTGCCGGCGGCGGAGTACGTCCTCGACGTGACGACGGCCGACGGCTCGACCGTCGTGGCTTCCTTCGAGGCCGACCTGAGCGCCGCCGCGGGAGCGGCTATCACGATCCTCGCCTCGGGCTTCCTGTCGCCGGAGAACGAGGACGACACCAACGGCGAGCCGGCCGGCTTCGGGCTGCTCGTCGTACGCCCTGGCGGACAGACCGCGCTTCTGCCGCCGTTCGTGATGTCCGATGAGACGGCACGGGCGCAGATCATCCACAACGCGGCCGACCCCGGCGCGGCGGTCGTCGACATCTACATCGAGGAGATCTCGACCGACGACCCGGCCGTGGAGGACCTCGCCTTCCGCACGGCGACGGAGTTCATCGACCTGCCGGCCGAGCAGGAGCTGACGATCACCGTCGCCCCGGGCGACTCGGAGAGCGCCGCCGACGGGCTGGC
This portion of the Bacteroidota bacterium genome encodes:
- a CDS encoding DUF4397 domain-containing protein, coding for MSTRYTRPPTLFSLLALLLLAAAPAWAQTANVQVIHNAADPGAAVVDIYIDAVSSDDPAIEDLAFRDATGYLELPAGSEIVVTVAPGDSESDADGLASFPFTLDDGVNYQLIANGVLDPTQFEANPNGEDIGFTLFANEGSRLQSSAPPSVEFNVVHGSTDAPTVDVAARGVGTLVDDATYGDITGYIGVPAAEYVLDVTTADGSTVVASFEADLSAAAGAAITILASGFLSPENEDDTNGEPAGFGLLVVRPGGQTALLPPFVMSDETARAQIIHNAADPGAAVVDIYIEEISTDDPAVEDLAFRTATEFIDLPAEQELTITVAPGDSESAADGLA